From Toxorhynchites rutilus septentrionalis strain SRP chromosome 2, ASM2978413v1, whole genome shotgun sequence, a single genomic window includes:
- the LOC129769222 gene encoding peptidyl-prolyl cis-trans isomerase-like 1 produces the protein MLALQTGNTTGIPDKLWQPHFVTFETTMGEISIELYWKHAPNTCRNFAELTRRGYYNGTIFHRIIRDFMIQGGDPTGTGRGGQSIYGATFADELNADLKHTGAGILSMANSGPDTNGSQFFVTLAPTQWLDGKHTIFGRIHTGMQVIKRIGLVETDKNDRPVEQVKILKGKVEKY, from the exons ATGTTAGCGTTGCAAACGGGAAATACAACCGGTATTCCGGATAAATTATGGCAGCCACATTTTGTTACTTTCGAAACAAC AATGGGCGAAATCTCAATCGAGTTGTACTGGAAGCACGCGCCAAACACCTGTCGGAACTTCGCGGAGCTCACCCGGCGGGGATACTACAACGGCACCATCTTCCATCGCATCATTCGAGACTTCATGATACAGGGCGGTGATCCAACGGGAACCGGTCGGGGTGGACAGTCGATATATGGAGCGACGTTTGCGGATGAGCTCAATGCGGATTTGAAGCACACCGGAGCGGGGATACTGTCGATGGCAAATTCCGGCCCGGACACCAACGGGTCGCAGTTTTTCGTTACGCTGGCGCCGACGCAGTGGCTCGATGGGAAGCATACTATTTTCGGTAGAATTCACACGGGAATGCAAGTGATCAAGCGGATAGGGCTTGTCGAAACGGATAAAAATGATCGTCCTGTggagcaggtgaaaattctcaAAGGGAAGGTGGAAAAGTATTAG